From Paenibacillus sp. PK3_47, the proteins below share one genomic window:
- a CDS encoding LysR family transcriptional regulator yields the protein MELLQLQYFIAVARLEHMTEAARSLHVTQSSLSKTIQRLEEDLGVLLFDRTGRKLRLNEYGSRFLPRAEKALFELEQGKQELSDLASRAQGTLELAVNTASTLPQILRKFRQLQPAIHFHVQMLNTQEMVTALHRGEVDFCLSSPPVEGEDIASRIVCIDPILLAVPKGHRLARRDRVTLDELREEWFIAVKKGYGTRDLVDAVCGAAGFVPDYVYEGDEPARIITLVEAGIGIAFIPGTARDSRDTVKYLRVDNSELVREIALLWNKSRYLSRAALEFRQLVFAHFLENTFA from the coding sequence ATGGAGCTTCTTCAGCTGCAATATTTTATTGCTGTAGCCAGGTTAGAGCATATGACCGAAGCTGCACGAAGTCTGCATGTAACTCAATCATCACTTAGCAAGACCATTCAGCGTCTGGAAGAGGATCTGGGAGTTCTGCTGTTTGACCGGACTGGAAGGAAGCTGCGGCTGAATGAATATGGAAGCCGTTTTCTGCCGCGCGCAGAGAAAGCGCTGTTTGAACTGGAGCAGGGAAAGCAGGAGCTGAGCGATCTGGCGAGCCGGGCGCAGGGCACACTTGAACTTGCGGTGAATACTGCCAGCACTTTACCGCAAATACTCCGTAAGTTCCGCCAACTACAGCCTGCTATCCATTTTCACGTGCAAATGCTGAATACACAGGAGATGGTTACGGCCCTGCACCGGGGAGAGGTCGATTTTTGCCTCTCTTCGCCGCCGGTAGAAGGGGAGGATATAGCAAGCCGGATCGTGTGTATCGACCCGATTCTGCTGGCAGTGCCTAAGGGACACCGGCTGGCGAGGAGGGATCGGGTTACGTTAGATGAACTCCGGGAAGAATGGTTTATTGCTGTGAAAAAAGGCTACGGAACGCGCGATTTGGTCGACGCTGTGTGCGGTGCGGCGGGCTTTGTGCCGGATTATGTGTATGAAGGGGATGAGCCTGCGCGGATTATCACGCTGGTGGAGGCCGGAATCGGGATCGCCTTTATACCCGGTACCGCCAGAGATTCAAGGGATACTGTGAAATACCTGCGGGTCGATAACAGTGAGCTGGTGCGGGAAATCGCTTTACTGTGGAATAAAAGCCGCTACCTTTCACGCGCTGCCCTGGAGTTCCGGCAGCTGGTCTTCGCACACTTTCTGGAAAATACTTTTGCATAA
- a CDS encoding ankyrin repeat domain-containing protein yields MANELIAAAERGDTARVTGLLKDGADINGVDERGRTAALAATHGNQPETFKALLDAGADINIRDHRSDNPLLYAGAEGMPEIVKLAVEAGADTALTNRYGGTALIPAADRGHAHIVQYLLEHSDVNIDHVNNLGWTALLEAVILGDGGSNHTEIVRLLTAHGADANLADKDGISPLAHAQNRGYSEIAAILKEAGAR; encoded by the coding sequence ATGGCGAATGAACTGATTGCAGCCGCTGAACGCGGAGACACGGCCAGGGTAACCGGGTTGTTAAAAGACGGAGCTGATATTAACGGCGTGGATGAACGCGGACGGACAGCCGCGCTTGCGGCCACACACGGCAATCAACCGGAAACGTTCAAAGCACTGCTTGATGCCGGGGCAGACATTAACATCCGTGACCACCGTTCAGATAACCCGTTACTGTATGCGGGAGCTGAAGGCATGCCTGAAATCGTCAAGCTAGCGGTGGAAGCAGGTGCAGATACTGCATTGACGAACAGGTACGGCGGTACAGCACTGATCCCGGCAGCAGACCGTGGGCATGCCCATATCGTGCAATATTTGCTCGAACATTCGGATGTTAACATTGACCATGTAAATAACCTGGGCTGGACTGCCCTGCTTGAAGCTGTTATTTTGGGGGACGGCGGAAGCAATCATACAGAGATTGTCCGTCTCCTCACCGCACATGGCGCTGACGCCAACTTGGCCGACAAGGACGGAATTTCACCGCTTGCGCATGCCCAAAACCGCGGATATTCCGAAATTGCAGCCATTCTCAAGGAAGCTGGCGCCCGCTGA
- a CDS encoding uracil/xanthine transporter, translated as MQLKKSDYGISSLFAGVQWLFFLFTNTVLVPLSVGHALDMSAGDITAAMQRSFILTGLLCIVQALWGHRYALMDGPAGIWWGLVLSVIASAPAMGMDAAAVAANLTGGFLLAGVIAVVLGLLGFLKVLQRIFTPIVMGIYLLLLTFQLGNTFFKGMIGYSDSGQWDLQLAGLSLFVIILVSLIHLKGKGKLGQFSLLIGIIIGWIAYAVLFGGSGSTGSSDAGSMKIWHWMPWGQPSFQPGILMVGLVAGLVNMTNTLTSIFAADKLYQQSAGNKQFLRSLLFTNLFSIIGACFGLIPFGTFASSIGFLENTKVLRRSALITGAALLVLVGLVPALSGWLALLPMSVGSAVLFVAYLQMFGTALNALGKLSINAKTIYRIALPALTGIGIMNIPATAFAEFPPLLTPLASNGLVVGVILAVLMENFIHWEKYETPSLASPMPEPNK; from the coding sequence ATGCAACTGAAAAAATCGGATTACGGGATAAGCTCACTGTTCGCCGGCGTGCAGTGGCTTTTCTTTTTGTTCACGAATACGGTGCTGGTGCCGTTGTCTGTAGGTCATGCGCTGGACATGAGTGCAGGAGATATTACAGCCGCCATGCAGCGTTCATTCATATTGACGGGCTTGCTGTGCATCGTACAGGCGTTATGGGGCCACCGCTATGCACTGATGGACGGTCCGGCCGGAATTTGGTGGGGGCTGGTGCTTAGCGTAATCGCCTCCGCTCCGGCTATGGGGATGGACGCCGCCGCAGTCGCCGCCAATCTGACCGGCGGATTTCTGCTGGCTGGTGTGATTGCGGTTGTGCTCGGACTGCTGGGCTTCCTGAAGGTGCTGCAGCGTATCTTTACGCCGATTGTTATGGGGATTTATCTGCTGCTGCTTACGTTTCAGCTCGGAAATACTTTTTTCAAAGGAATGATCGGCTACAGCGACAGCGGACAATGGGATTTACAGCTGGCCGGGCTGTCCCTGTTCGTCATTATTCTTGTCTCTTTGATCCATCTGAAGGGTAAAGGCAAGCTTGGGCAGTTCTCGCTGCTCATCGGCATCATTATCGGCTGGATTGCTTATGCGGTTTTGTTCGGGGGCAGCGGCAGTACCGGGAGCTCAGATGCAGGCTCAATGAAAATCTGGCATTGGATGCCTTGGGGTCAGCCTTCCTTTCAGCCCGGCATTCTCATGGTCGGACTTGTTGCCGGTCTCGTGAATATGACCAATACATTAACAAGCATCTTTGCCGCAGATAAGCTCTACCAGCAGTCCGCCGGGAATAAACAATTCTTGCGCTCGCTGCTGTTTACAAATCTGTTTTCGATTATTGGCGCCTGCTTCGGCCTCATTCCGTTCGGCACATTCGCGTCTTCGATCGGCTTTCTGGAGAACACGAAGGTGCTGCGCCGTTCGGCGCTCATCACAGGTGCGGCCCTGCTGGTGCTGGTCGGCCTCGTTCCCGCATTGAGCGGCTGGCTGGCTCTGCTTCCGATGTCAGTCGGCAGCGCCGTGCTGTTCGTTGCCTATCTGCAAATGTTCGGAACGGCGCTGAATGCGCTGGGTAAACTGTCCATTAACGCCAAAACCATTTACCGTATCGCTCTGCCTGCCCTGACAGGCATCGGAATTATGAACATTCCGGCAACCGCCTTCGCCGAGTTCCCTCCGCTGCTGACACCGCTGGCTTCAAACGGCCTGGTCGTAGGTGTCATTCTCGCAGTGCTGATGGAAAATTTCATCCATTGGGAAAAGTATGAGACTCCCTCTTTAGCTTCACCTATGCCGGAGCCCAATAAATAA